The following proteins come from a genomic window of Coffea arabica cultivar ET-39 chromosome 11c, Coffea Arabica ET-39 HiFi, whole genome shotgun sequence:
- the LOC113716976 gene encoding NAC domain-containing protein 83-like — protein sequence MEKLNFVKNGVLRLPPGFRFHPTDEELVVQYLKRKALSCPLPASIIPEVDVCKSDPWDLPGDLERERYFFSKREVKYRSGNRSNRATGSGYWKATGVDKQIVACRSRLGVGGVGGVKKTLVFYRGKPPNGIRTDWVMHEYRLVNVVEAAAPISPLQNKSAQESWVLCRIFLKRRSGKSSEDEVTESSLPNCTAAAPPPLGGKMNGVVVFYDFLGKDTRELNPGATISSSSGCSGITEISCNEAEDMEESSSCTSLGPFKRNQ from the exons ATGGAGAAACTCAACTTTGTTAAGAATGGTGTGCTGAGATTGCCACCTGGCTTTCGGTTTCATCCGACCGATGAAGAGCTGGTTGTTCAGTACTTGAAGCGCAAGGCCCTGTCCTGCCCTCTCCCTGCATCCATAATCCCAGAGGTTGATGTCTGCAAGTCTGATCCTTGGGATTTGCCAG gtgatttggaGAGAGAGAGGTACTTCTTTAGCAAAAGGGAAGTGAAGTATCGAAGTGGAAACCGATCCAACAGAGCAACTGGTTCAGGATATTGGAAGGCAACTGGGGTAGACAAACAAATAGTGGCATGTAGAAGCCGCCTAGGAGTAGGAGGAGTTGGTGGTGTGAAGAAGACACTGGTGTTTTACAGAGGAAAGCCACCGAACGGGATCAGAACTGACTGGGTCATGCATGAGTATCGCCTCGTTAATGTCGTCGAAGCCGCCGCCCCAATATCTCCGCTGCAAAACAAATCGGCCCAG GAAAGTTGGGTTCTCTGCCGCATATTCTTGAAGAGGAGAAGTGGGAAATCTTCCGAGGATGAGGTAACAGAGTCATCCCTCCCGAATTGCACAGCTGCTGCTCCTCCTCCTCTGGGGGGGAAAATGAATGGGGTGGTTGTTTTCTATGACTTCTTGGGCAAGGATACAAGGGAATTGAATCCGGGGGCAACAATCTCCTCGTCTTCGGGGTGCAGTGGAATCACTGAGATTTCCTGTAATGAAGCGGAGGATATGGAAGAAAGTAGCAGTTGCACTAGTCTTGGCCCTTTTAAAAGGAATCAATAA